A single Stutzerimonas stutzeri DNA region contains:
- the mltG gene encoding endolytic transglycosylase MltG: MIRKLSFALLGAVLIAVLALGLVAWKLYAALEQPLRLDAAQTLEVAPGDTPSGLFQRLERDGMLGDSFWLRLHWRLKLSGQTLHSGEYRLRPEMTVRDMIGLWQRGEVVQHTLTIVEGWNFRQVRAALEALPTIEQTLKGLSDAEVMARLGQADLHPEGRFFPDTYSFTRGVTDLELLQRAFSRLEAVLADEWQQRSEGLPYQDAYQALIMASIIEKETGVPSERGEIAGVFVRRLERGMLLQTDPTVIYGMGEQYRGRITRNDLRTPTPYNTYTNSGLPPTPIAMVGREAIHAALHPVDGKSLYFVARGDGSHVFSDSLSEHNRAVREYQLKRRADYRSSPPPRPAPAPIENIQ; this comes from the coding sequence GTGATCCGAAAATTGTCTTTCGCGCTCTTGGGTGCCGTGCTGATTGCCGTGCTGGCGCTCGGCCTCGTTGCCTGGAAACTCTACGCCGCGCTGGAGCAGCCGTTGCGGCTGGATGCAGCGCAAACGCTGGAAGTCGCGCCCGGCGACACGCCCAGCGGGCTGTTTCAACGCCTGGAGCGAGACGGCATGCTGGGCGACTCGTTCTGGTTGCGATTGCACTGGCGGTTGAAGCTGTCCGGGCAGACGCTGCACAGTGGCGAGTATCGGTTGCGTCCGGAAATGACCGTGCGCGACATGATCGGGTTGTGGCAGCGAGGGGAGGTTGTCCAGCACACCCTCACCATCGTAGAAGGTTGGAATTTCCGTCAGGTGCGCGCCGCGCTGGAGGCGCTGCCCACGATCGAGCAGACATTGAAAGGACTTTCGGACGCCGAAGTCATGGCGCGGCTCGGCCAGGCGGACCTGCACCCCGAAGGGCGTTTCTTTCCGGACACCTACAGCTTTACACGGGGCGTGACCGACCTCGAGCTGCTCCAGCGGGCCTTTTCTCGCCTGGAAGCCGTGCTCGCCGACGAGTGGCAGCAGCGCAGCGAAGGCTTGCCTTACCAGGATGCCTATCAGGCCCTGATCATGGCGTCGATCATCGAAAAGGAAACGGGCGTACCGTCTGAACGCGGGGAAATTGCCGGTGTGTTCGTTCGTCGTCTGGAGCGGGGCATGCTGCTGCAGACGGATCCGACCGTCATCTATGGCATGGGCGAGCAATATCGCGGGCGAATCACCCGTAATGACCTGCGCACGCCCACGCCCTACAACACGTACACCAACAGCGGGCTGCCGCCGACGCCGATCGCCATGGTCGGTCGTGAAGCCATCCATGCCGCCCTGCATCCGGTCGACGGCAAAAGCCTTTATTTCGTCGCGCGGGGTGACGGCAGCCATGTGTTCAGTGACTCGTTGAGCGAGCACAATCGTGCCGTGCGCGAATACCAGCTCAAGCGCCGCGCCGACTATCGCTCCAGCCCACCGCCCCGGCCAGCGCCGGCACCGATCGAGAATATCCAGTGA
- the pabC gene encoding aminodeoxychorismate lyase — protein MTWVDGQPADGVPVHDRGLAYGDGLFETMKVVGGRPALLDHHLDRLGRGCQRLAIAGDLAALRSQMLAFSATLGTGVAKLILTRGDGKRGYAPPAACRPRIVITGSPLPDFPFEYADQGIHVYPCATRLAEQPALAGLKHLNRLEQVLARAEWQDAAFAEGLMRDVSGRVIEGVFSNIFIVASDVLLTPSLARCGVAGVMREILLSRAADAGIRTQVLDISFERLLDADEVFVCNSLYGIWPVRQLEARVWPVGPLTRKLQRLVADLSSNT, from the coding sequence TTGACCTGGGTGGACGGGCAACCCGCTGATGGGGTGCCCGTCCATGATCGGGGGCTTGCGTACGGCGACGGTCTGTTCGAAACCATGAAAGTGGTGGGCGGGCGACCTGCGCTGCTGGATCATCACCTTGATCGTCTGGGTCGCGGCTGCCAGCGTCTGGCTATCGCCGGCGACCTGGCAGCGCTCCGTTCGCAGATGCTCGCCTTCAGCGCGACGCTCGGCACTGGCGTAGCCAAACTGATCCTGACGCGCGGTGACGGTAAGCGTGGCTATGCGCCGCCGGCCGCCTGTCGGCCACGCATTGTCATCACCGGCTCGCCGCTACCCGACTTCCCGTTCGAATACGCCGATCAGGGCATACACGTCTATCCCTGCGCGACCCGGCTGGCCGAGCAGCCAGCGCTGGCGGGGCTGAAGCACCTGAATCGCCTGGAGCAAGTGCTGGCGCGTGCAGAGTGGCAGGACGCTGCTTTCGCGGAGGGCCTGATGCGTGACGTATCCGGACGGGTCATCGAGGGCGTGTTCAGCAACATTTTCATTGTGGCGTCCGATGTCCTGCTCACGCCCTCGCTGGCGCGGTGTGGTGTCGCTGGCGTGATGCGGGAAATCCTCCTGTCACGTGCCGCAGACGCGGGCATTCGCACCCAGGTCCTTGATATCTCCTTCGAACGACTGCTCGATGCCGACGAAGTGTTCGTCTGCAACAGTCTCTACGGCATCTGGCCGGTGCGGCAATTGGAAGCCCGCGTCTGGCCGGTGGGTCCGCTCACACGTAAACTTCAACGCCTGGTAGCCGATCTGTCGAGTAATACGTGA